One window from the genome of Amaranthus tricolor cultivar Red isolate AtriRed21 chromosome 9, ASM2621246v1, whole genome shotgun sequence encodes:
- the LOC130824029 gene encoding 30S ribosomal protein S16-2, chloroplastic/mitochondrial, which translates to MVVRIRLSRFGCKNKPFYRVMAANSRSPRDGKHLEVLGYYNPLPGQDGQKRMGLNFDRVKYWLSVGAQPSDPVQRILFRAGLLPPPPMLAMGRKGGPRDTRPVDPLTGRVLTPGNPSNSKDSDIPNIEDAVIVDTATTS; encoded by the exons ATGGTGGTGAGGATTCGTTTATCTAGATTTGGGTGCAAAAATAAACCCTTTTATAGAGTTATGGCGGCTAATAGCAGGTCCCCTAGAGATGGCAAACACCTTGAAGTTCTGGGTTATTATAACCCTCTTCCAG GTCAAGATGGGCAAAAGAGGATGGGGCTTAATTTTGATAGAGTAAA GTATTGGCTTTCAGTTGGAGCCCAGCCCTCTGATCCAGTCCAACGAATTCTATTTAGAGCTGGGTTGCTGCCTCCTCCACCTATGCTGGCAATGGGACGTAAAGGTGGGCCACGTGATACTCGGCCTGTTGACCCCTTGACTGGACGCGTTTTGACTCCAGGAAATCCAAGTAACTCCAAGGATTCCGATATTCCCAACATTGAAGATGCAGTAATAGTTGACACCGCAACAACTTCATAA